One window of the Klebsiella oxytoca genome contains the following:
- the mukB gene encoding chromosome partition protein MukB, which translates to MIERGKFRSLTLVNWNGFFARTFDLDELVTTLSGGNGAGKSTTMAAFVTALIPDLTLLHFRNTTEAGATSGSRDKGLHGKLRAGVCYSVLDVINSRHQRVVVGVRLQQVAGRDRKVDIKPFAIQGLPTSIQPTQLLTETLNERQARVVTLNELKDKLEAIEGVQFKQFNSITEYHSLMFDLGVVARRLRSASDRSKYYRLIEASLYGGISSTITRSLRDYLLPENSGVRKAFQDMEAALRENRMTLEAIRVTQSDRDLFKHLISEATNYVAADYMRHANERRIHLDKALEYRRDLFTSRAQLAAEQYKHVDMARELQEHNGAEGDLEADYQAASDHLNLVQTALRQQEKIERYEADLDELQIRLEEQNEVVAEAVEQQEENEARAEAAELEVDELKNQLADYQQALDVQQTRAIQYNQALQALERAKTLCHLPDLTPESADEWLETFQAKEQEATEKMLSLEQKMSVAQTAHSQFEQAYQLVAEINGPLARNEAWNVARELLREGVNQRHQAEQAHGLRSRLTELEQRLREQQDAERQLNEFCKRQGKRYDIDELEALHQELEARIASLSDSVSSASERRMTLRQELEQLQSRTQTLMRRAPIWLAAQNSLNQLCEQSGEQFESSQEVTEYLQQLLEREREAIVERDEVGARKRAIDDEIERLSQPGGSEDQRLNALAERFGGVLLSEIYDDVSLDDAPYYSALYGPSRHAIVVPDLSLIAEQLEGLEDCPEDLYLIEGDPQSFDDSVFSVDELEKAVVVKIADRQWRYSRFPSLPLFGRAARESRVETLHAERESLSERFATLSFDVQKTQRLHQAFSRFIGNHLAVAFEDDPEEEIRKLNTRRGELERALSAHESDNQQNRVQYEQAKEGVSALNRLLPRLNLLADDSLADRVDEIQERLDEAQEAARFVQQHGNQLAKLEPIVSVLQSDPEQFEQLKEDYAYSQQTQRDARQQAFALTEVVQRRAHFSYSDSAEMLSGNSDLNEKLRQRLEQAEAERARTREALRTHAAQLNQYHQVLASLKSSYDTKKELLNDLHKELKDIGVRADAGAEERARLRRDELHAQLSNNRARRNQLEKALTFCEAEMDNLTRKLRKLERDYCEMREQVVSAKAGWCAVMRLVKDNGVERRLHRRELAYLSADELRSMSDKALGALRLAVSDNEHLRDVLRISEDPKRPERKIQFFVAVYQHLRERIRQDIIRTDDPVEAIEQMEIELSRLTEELTNREQKLAISSRSVANIIRKTIQREQNRIRMLNQGLQSVSFGQVNSVRLNVNVRETHSMLLDVLSEQHEQHQDLFNSNRLTFSEALAKLYQRLNPQIDMGQRTPQTIGEELLDYRNYLEMEVEVNRGSDGWLRAESGALSTGEAIGTGMSILVMVVQSWEDESMRLRGKDISPCRLLFLDEAARLDARSIATLFELCDRLEMQLIIAAPENISPEKGTTYKLVRKVVNNHEHVHVVGLRGFAPQLPETLPGTANAS; encoded by the coding sequence ATGATTGAACGCGGTAAATTTCGCTCGCTGACGCTGGTTAACTGGAACGGTTTTTTTGCCCGCACCTTTGATCTTGATGAACTGGTGACCACCCTTTCGGGCGGTAACGGCGCAGGTAAGTCGACTACCATGGCCGCTTTCGTGACGGCCCTGATCCCGGACCTGACGCTGCTGCACTTCCGTAACACCACCGAAGCTGGGGCCACCAGTGGTTCGCGTGATAAAGGTCTGCACGGTAAGCTGCGCGCCGGGGTCTGTTATTCGGTGCTGGACGTTATCAACTCTCGTCATCAGCGGGTAGTCGTCGGGGTGCGCCTGCAGCAGGTTGCCGGTCGCGATCGGAAAGTCGATATCAAACCTTTCGCGATTCAGGGTCTGCCAACCTCTATTCAGCCGACTCAGCTGTTAACCGAAACCCTTAACGAGCGCCAGGCGCGGGTGGTGACGCTCAACGAGCTGAAAGATAAGCTCGAAGCGATAGAAGGGGTGCAGTTCAAGCAGTTCAACTCGATCACCGAATATCACTCGCTGATGTTTGATTTGGGCGTGGTGGCGCGTCGTTTGCGTTCTGCCTCGGACCGTAGCAAGTACTATCGCCTGATCGAAGCGTCGCTGTACGGCGGCATTTCAAGCACCATCACCCGCTCGCTGCGCGACTACCTGCTGCCGGAAAACAGCGGCGTGCGTAAAGCATTCCAGGATATGGAAGCGGCGCTGCGTGAAAACCGCATGACCCTGGAAGCGATTCGCGTGACGCAGTCGGACCGCGATCTCTTCAAGCATCTGATCAGCGAAGCCACCAACTACGTTGCCGCCGACTATATGCGCCACGCGAACGAGCGGCGTATTCATCTCGACAAAGCGCTGGAATATCGTCGCGATCTGTTCACATCCCGGGCTCAGCTCGCCGCAGAGCAGTACAAACATGTCGATATGGCCCGCGAACTGCAGGAACATAACGGTGCGGAAGGCGATCTGGAAGCCGATTATCAGGCCGCCAGCGACCATCTGAACCTGGTACAGACCGCGCTGCGTCAGCAGGAAAAAATTGAGCGCTATGAAGCGGATCTTGATGAACTGCAGATCCGCCTTGAAGAGCAAAATGAAGTCGTAGCGGAAGCGGTTGAGCAGCAAGAAGAAAACGAAGCCCGCGCTGAAGCCGCTGAGCTGGAAGTCGATGAGCTGAAAAACCAGCTTGCCGACTATCAGCAGGCGCTGGATGTGCAGCAGACGCGCGCCATTCAGTATAACCAGGCGCTGCAGGCGCTGGAACGAGCAAAAACACTTTGTCATCTGCCGGATTTAACCCCGGAAAGCGCTGACGAGTGGCTGGAGACTTTCCAGGCCAAAGAGCAGGAAGCGACGGAGAAAATGCTGTCGCTGGAACAGAAAATGAGCGTGGCGCAAACCGCGCACAGCCAGTTCGAACAGGCATACCAGCTGGTGGCGGAGATCAACGGCCCGCTGGCGCGTAATGAAGCCTGGAACGTGGCGCGTGAGCTGCTGCGCGAAGGCGTTAATCAACGCCATCAGGCTGAACAGGCGCACGGGCTGCGCAGTCGTCTGACCGAGCTTGAACAGCGCCTGCGTGAACAGCAGGATGCTGAACGCCAGCTCAATGAATTCTGCAAGCGGCAGGGCAAACGCTACGATATCGACGAGCTTGAAGCTCTGCATCAGGAGCTGGAGGCCCGCATCGCGTCGCTTTCTGACAGCGTCTCTTCCGCCAGCGAACGGCGGATGACCCTGCGTCAGGAGCTGGAACAGCTGCAATCGCGCACTCAAACTCTGATGCGTCGCGCCCCAATCTGGCTGGCGGCGCAAAACAGCCTGAATCAGCTGTGCGAGCAGAGCGGCGAGCAGTTTGAGTCCAGCCAGGAGGTCACCGAATATCTCCAGCAGCTGCTTGAGCGTGAACGCGAAGCTATCGTAGAACGCGATGAAGTCGGCGCTCGCAAACGCGCGATCGACGATGAAATTGAGCGTCTTAGCCAGCCGGGCGGTTCGGAAGATCAGCGCCTCAACGCGCTGGCGGAACGTTTTGGCGGCGTGCTGCTATCGGAAATCTACGATGACGTTAGCCTCGATGATGCGCCGTATTATTCTGCGCTGTACGGCCCTTCACGTCACGCTATTGTAGTTCCGGACCTGTCGCTCATCGCGGAGCAGCTGGAAGGACTGGAAGATTGTCCTGAAGATCTCTATCTGATCGAAGGGGATCCGCAGTCGTTTGATGACAGCGTATTCAGCGTCGATGAGCTGGAAAAAGCGGTTGTTGTTAAAATTGCCGATCGTCAGTGGCGCTATTCGCGCTTTCCGTCGCTGCCGTTGTTTGGCCGCGCTGCCCGTGAAAGCCGCGTAGAAACGCTGCACGCCGAACGCGAAAGCCTGTCCGAGCGTTTTGCGACGTTATCTTTCGATGTGCAGAAAACCCAGCGCCTGCATCAGGCGTTTAGCCGCTTTATCGGCAATCATCTGGCGGTTGCTTTTGAGGATGATCCGGAAGAAGAAATCCGCAAACTGAATACTCGTCGCGGCGAACTGGAGCGGGCGCTGAGCGCCCATGAGAGCGATAACCAGCAGAATCGGGTGCAGTATGAGCAGGCGAAAGAGGGCGTATCCGCTCTGAACCGCCTGCTGCCGCGCCTTAACCTGCTGGCCGACGATTCGCTGGCCGATCGCGTGGATGAGATCCAGGAGCGGCTTGACGAAGCGCAGGAAGCCGCGCGCTTCGTGCAGCAGCATGGTAATCAGCTGGCAAAGCTGGAGCCGATCGTTTCCGTTCTGCAGAGCGACCCGGAGCAGTTTGAGCAGCTGAAAGAAGATTACGCGTATTCGCAGCAGACCCAGCGCGACGCGCGTCAGCAGGCGTTTGCGCTGACCGAAGTGGTGCAGCGTCGCGCCCACTTTAGCTACTCCGATTCAGCAGAGATGCTAAGCGGTAATAGCGATCTGAACGAGAAGCTGCGTCAGCGTCTGGAGCAGGCGGAAGCGGAACGTGCCCGTACCCGCGAAGCGCTGCGCACCCACGCCGCGCAGCTCAACCAGTACCATCAGGTGCTGGCATCGCTGAAAAGCTCCTACGACACCAAAAAAGAGCTGCTTAACGACCTGCACAAAGAGCTTAAGGATATTGGCGTACGCGCCGATGCCGGTGCGGAAGAGCGCGCCCGCCTGCGTCGCGATGAGCTCCACGCTCAGCTCAGCAACAACCGAGCGCGACGTAACCAGCTTGAGAAAGCGTTGACTTTCTGCGAAGCGGAAATGGATAACCTGACCCGTAAGCTGCGTAAGCTGGAGCGTGATTATTGCGAAATGCGCGAACAGGTGGTCAGTGCCAAAGCGGGCTGGTGTGCGGTCATGCGTCTGGTAAAAGACAACGGCGTGGAACGTCGTCTGCATCGTCGTGAGCTGGCTTATCTTTCGGCTGATGAGCTGCGCTCAATGTCGGATAAGGCGCTGGGGGCGCTGCGTCTGGCGGTATCGGATAACGAACATCTGCGCGATGTGCTGCGTATTTCTGAAGATCCGAAACGTCCGGAACGCAAAATCCAGTTCTTTGTCGCCGTTTATCAGCATCTGCGCGAGCGTATTCGCCAGGATATTATTCGTACCGACGATCCGGTGGAAGCGATTGAGCAGATGGAGATCGAGCTTAGCCGTCTGACGGAAGAGTTGACCAACCGCGAGCAGAAGCTGGCCATCAGCTCCCGCAGCGTAGCCAACATTATCCGCAAGACTATCCAGCGCGAACAAAACCGTATCCGCATGCTCAACCAGGGGCTGCAGAGCGTCTCATTCGGCCAGGTCAACAGCGTACGTCTGAACGTCAACGTCCGGGAAACCCACTCGATGCTGCTGGACGTGCTGTCTGAACAGCATGAACAGCATCAGGACCTGTTCAACAGTAATCGTCTGACCTTCTCGGAGGCGCTGGCGAAGCTGTATCAGCGCCTGAATCCGCAAATCGACATGGGGCAGCGTACGCCGCAGACCATCGGTGAAGAGCTGCTGGACTACCGCAACTATCTGGAGATGGAAGTGGAAGTTAACCGTGGATCCGACGGCTGGCTGCGCGCTGAATCCGGTGCGCTATCGACCGGTGAGGCCATCGGTACCGGGATGTCGATTCTGGTTATGGTGGTGCAGAGCTGGGAAGATGAATCTATGCGCCTGCGCGGCAAGGATATTTCTCCATGTCGTTTGCTGTTCCTTGATGAGGCGGCGCGTCTGGATGCCCGCTCTATCGCCACGCTGTTTGAACTGTGCGATCGTCTGGAGATGCAGCTGATTATCGCGGCGCCGGAAAATATCAGTCCGGAAAAAGGCACCACCTATAAACTGGTACGTAAAGTGGTGAATAATCACGAGCATGTTCATGTGGTAGGGCTGCGTGGGTTCGCGCCACAGCTGCCCGAAACCCTGCCGGGAACGGCAAATGCTTCGTAA
- the ldtD gene encoding L,D-transpeptidase yields MLLKKRYGRQLSALSLSLAFAFAPLFNVQAEEPEVVPTDSSATIGELSSELSQSASHSAAVAKMVGEQVLAADVVAKSRADIQAVLPSGYQPVFMNPLVSLYAARDMKPMWENREAVQAFQQQLAEVAIAGFQPQFTTWVELLTDPAVSGLARDVVLSDAMLGYLHFISGIPTQGNRWLYGTKPYTMSTPALSVINQWQMALENGSLPQFIAGLAPQHPQYAAMHQALLAQVADSRPWPQLTSKASLRPGEWTNDAGALREILQRTGMLNDSAKAALSDEGAVSPSAEKKAKNSGRGVYDRQLVEGVKRFQAWQGLGADGVIGQATRDWLNVSPAQRAGVLALNIQRLRLLPGNLSTGIMVNIPAFSLVYYQDGSEVLASRVIVGRPDRKTPMMSSALNNVVVNPPWNVPPTLARKDILPKVRNNPGYLEQHGYTVMRGWNSKETIDPWQVDWETITASNLPFRFQQAPGARNSLGRYKFNMPSSDAIYLHDTPNHNLFQRDGRALSSGCVRVNKASELANMLLQDAGWNDARISDALKQGNTRYVNIRQNIPVNLYYLTAFVGADGRTQYRTDIYNYDLTARSSAQILPKAEQLIR; encoded by the coding sequence ATGTTGCTAAAGAAACGGTATGGTCGTCAATTGTCTGCGCTCAGCCTGAGCCTGGCTTTTGCATTTGCTCCACTGTTCAATGTTCAGGCCGAAGAGCCTGAAGTTGTGCCAACGGACAGCTCTGCAACTATCGGCGAGCTGTCTTCTGAGCTGAGCCAAAGCGCAAGCCACTCTGCGGCAGTCGCCAAAATGGTCGGTGAGCAGGTGCTTGCGGCCGATGTGGTGGCAAAAAGCCGTGCCGATATTCAGGCGGTACTGCCGTCTGGTTATCAACCCGTATTTATGAATCCGCTGGTGTCGCTCTATGCGGCCAGGGATATGAAGCCGATGTGGGAAAACCGCGAGGCTGTGCAGGCGTTTCAACAACAGCTGGCTGAGGTTGCTATCGCCGGTTTTCAGCCACAGTTCACCACATGGGTTGAGCTATTGACCGATCCTGCGGTAAGCGGTCTGGCGCGGGATGTTGTTCTGTCCGATGCCATGCTGGGCTATTTGCACTTTATTAGCGGTATTCCTACTCAGGGTAATCGCTGGCTGTATGGTACTAAGCCCTATACGATGTCGACGCCGGCTCTGTCGGTTATCAACCAGTGGCAGATGGCGCTGGAAAACGGCTCGTTGCCGCAGTTTATTGCCGGTCTGGCACCGCAGCATCCGCAGTATGCCGCCATGCATCAGGCATTGCTGGCACAGGTTGCCGACTCCCGTCCGTGGCCGCAGCTGACCAGCAAAGCTTCTCTGCGTCCTGGTGAATGGACTAATGACGCGGGCGCGCTGCGCGAAATTTTACAACGCACCGGTATGCTGAATGATTCGGCTAAAGCTGCTTTGTCAGACGAGGGCGCAGTGAGTCCATCCGCCGAGAAAAAAGCGAAAAACAGCGGCCGCGGCGTTTACGATCGTCAACTGGTTGAAGGTGTTAAGCGTTTTCAGGCGTGGCAGGGACTGGGTGCTGATGGCGTGATTGGTCAGGCGACTCGTGACTGGCTCAACGTTTCGCCAGCGCAGCGCGCGGGCGTTCTGGCATTGAATATCCAGCGTTTGCGCCTTCTGCCGGGCAATCTTTCCACCGGAATTATGGTGAATATTCCAGCCTTTTCGCTGGTTTATTATCAAGACGGCAGCGAGGTTCTGGCATCGAGGGTCATTGTGGGGCGGCCGGACCGTAAAACCCCGATGATGAGCAGCGCGCTGAACAATGTGGTGGTCAACCCGCCATGGAACGTGCCGCCGACGCTGGCGCGTAAAGATATTCTGCCGAAGGTGCGTAATAATCCAGGCTATCTTGAGCAGCATGGCTATACGGTAATGCGCGGCTGGAATAGCAAAGAGACCATCGATCCGTGGCAGGTTGACTGGGAGACGATAACCGCATCGAATCTTCCATTCCGTTTTCAGCAGGCGCCTGGCGCGCGTAATTCGCTGGGGCGATATAAATTCAATATGCCAAGCTCGGATGCTATCTATTTGCATGACACGCCTAACCATAATCTGTTTCAGAGAGATGGCCGGGCATTGAGCTCCGGGTGCGTACGCGTGAATAAAGCTTCAGAACTGGCGAATATGCTGCTTCAGGATGCTGGCTGGAATGATGCGCGTATTTCGGATGCGCTTAAGCAGGGAAATACCCGCTACGTTAATATTCGCCAGAATATCCCGGTGAATCTCTATTATTTGACCGCATTTGTCGGTGCTGATGGACGTACACAATATCGTACAGATATTTACAATTACGACCTCACTGCGCGATCCAGCGCACAAATTCTGCCTAAAGCTGAACAATTAATCAGATAA
- a CDS encoding YcbK family protein: MDKFDANRRKLLALGGAALGAAAILPAPAFATLSTPRPRILTLNNLHTGESLKAEFFDGRGYIQDELARLNHFFRDYRANKIKSIDPGLFDQLYRLQGLLGTNKPVQLISGYRSVDTNNELRARSRGVAKQSYHTKGQAMDFHIEGISLSNIRKAALSMRTGGVGYYPRSNFVHIDTGPVRHW, encoded by the coding sequence ATGGACAAATTTGACGCTAATCGCCGCAAACTGCTGGCGTTAGGTGGAGCTGCGCTCGGTGCTGCTGCCATTCTGCCTGCGCCGGCATTTGCCACCCTCTCGACCCCCCGACCGCGTATTTTGACGCTGAACAACCTGCATACTGGTGAATCACTCAAGGCGGAGTTTTTCGATGGCAGAGGCTATATTCAGGATGAATTAGCAAGACTGAATCATTTTTTCCGTGACTATCGCGCGAATAAGATTAAGTCCATCGATCCCGGTTTGTTCGATCAACTCTATCGTCTGCAGGGATTACTTGGAACCAACAAGCCCGTCCAGCTTATTTCTGGTTATCGTTCTGTCGATACCAATAATGAGCTGCGCGCACGGAGCCGGGGGGTGGCGAAGCAAAGCTACCACACCAAAGGGCAGGCTATGGATTTCCATATCGAAGGCATTTCGTTAAGCAATATTCGCAAAGCGGCGTTATCTATGCGCACAGGTGGTGTAGGATACTACCCACGTAGCAACTTTGTGCATATTGATACCGGGCCTGTAAGGCACTGGTAA
- a CDS encoding MBL fold metallo-hydrolase, whose protein sequence is MNYRIIPVTAFAQNCSLIWCEQTKLAALVDPGGDAERIKQEVTAAGVSLMQILLTHGHLDHVGAAAELAQHYGVPIIGPEKEDEFWLEGLPAQSRMFGLENCQPLQPDRWLNDGDAVSVGNVSLQVLHCPGHTPGHVVFFDEASRLLISGDVIFKGGVGRSDFPRGDHNQLIEAIKSKLLPLGDDVSFIPGHGPMSTLGYERLHNPFLQDEMPVW, encoded by the coding sequence ATGAACTATCGTATTATTCCGGTTACCGCGTTCGCGCAGAACTGTTCTTTAATCTGGTGTGAACAAACCAAACTGGCGGCACTGGTCGATCCCGGCGGCGACGCTGAGCGAATCAAACAGGAAGTCACGGCGGCAGGCGTTAGCCTGATGCAGATTCTGCTCACTCACGGCCATCTCGATCACGTTGGCGCGGCGGCGGAACTGGCACAACATTATGGCGTGCCGATTATTGGTCCGGAAAAAGAAGATGAGTTCTGGCTGGAGGGGCTACCTGCGCAGAGCCGGATGTTTGGTCTGGAAAATTGCCAGCCGCTGCAGCCGGATCGCTGGCTAAACGACGGTGATGCGGTCAGCGTGGGGAATGTTTCCCTGCAGGTACTGCACTGTCCTGGGCATACCCCAGGACACGTGGTTTTCTTCGATGAGGCTTCCCGACTGCTGATTTCCGGCGATGTGATTTTTAAAGGCGGCGTAGGGCGCAGTGATTTTCCACGCGGCGATCACAACCAGCTGATCGAGGCGATTAAAAGCAAACTGCTGCCGTTAGGGGATGACGTGTCGTTTATTCCGGGACATGGGCCTATGTCAACTCTTGGATATGAGCGTCTGCACAACCCTTTCCTGCAGGATGAAATGCCGGTGTGGTAA
- a CDS encoding amino acid aminotransferase: MFENITAAPADPILGLADLFRADDRPTKINLGIGVYKDETGKTPVLTSVKKAEQFLLENETTKNYLSIDGIPEFGRCTQELLFGKGSAIINDKRARTAQTPGGTGGLRVAADFLAKNTDAKRIWVSNPSWPNHKSVFNSAGLEVREYTYYDAANHKLDFDGLLASLNEAQAGDVVLFHGCCHNPTGIDPTLEQWQQLAQLSVDKGWLPLFDFAYQGFARGLEEDAEGLRAFAALHKELLIASSYSKNFGLYNERVGACTLVAADQETVDRAFSQMKSVIRANYSNPPAHGASVVATILSNDSLRAIWEQELTDMRQRIQRMRLLFVNTLQEKGASRDFSFIIQQNGMFSFSGLTKEQVLRLREEFAVYAVASGRINVAGMTPDNMAPLCEAIVAVL, from the coding sequence ATGTTTGAGAACATTACCGCCGCCCCTGCCGACCCAATTCTGGGCCTGGCCGATCTATTTCGTGCCGATGACCGCCCAACAAAAATTAATCTTGGAATTGGTGTTTATAAAGATGAAACGGGTAAAACACCGGTCCTGACTAGCGTGAAAAAAGCAGAGCAGTTTCTGCTGGAAAACGAAACCACCAAAAATTATCTGAGCATTGATGGTATTCCTGAGTTTGGCCGCTGCACTCAGGAGCTTCTGTTTGGGAAAGGAAGCGCAATTATCAATGACAAACGCGCCCGTACCGCACAGACTCCGGGTGGTACCGGCGGTCTCCGCGTTGCAGCTGATTTTCTTGCCAAAAACACCGATGCTAAACGTATTTGGGTAAGCAATCCAAGCTGGCCAAACCATAAAAGCGTGTTCAATTCAGCCGGGCTGGAAGTTCGCGAATACACCTACTACGACGCAGCAAACCACAAACTCGACTTCGACGGACTGCTGGCCAGCCTGAACGAAGCACAGGCAGGTGACGTGGTTCTGTTCCACGGCTGCTGCCACAACCCTACCGGTATCGATCCAACGCTTGAGCAGTGGCAACAGCTGGCGCAGCTCTCCGTAGACAAAGGCTGGCTGCCGCTGTTTGACTTTGCTTATCAGGGCTTCGCCCGCGGTCTGGAAGAAGATGCTGAAGGCCTGCGCGCTTTCGCCGCGCTGCATAAAGAGCTGCTGATCGCCAGCTCATACTCAAAGAACTTCGGCCTGTACAACGAGCGCGTAGGCGCCTGTACGCTGGTTGCTGCGGACCAGGAAACGGTAGACCGCGCTTTCAGCCAGATGAAGTCCGTGATCCGCGCTAACTACTCTAACCCACCGGCTCACGGTGCGTCGGTAGTGGCGACTATTCTCAGCAATGACTCGCTGCGCGCCATCTGGGAACAGGAACTGACCGACATGCGTCAACGCATTCAGCGTATGCGTCTGCTGTTCGTTAATACCCTGCAGGAAAAAGGCGCCAGCCGCGATTTCTCTTTCATCATTCAGCAAAACGGGATGTTCTCGTTCAGCGGTCTGACCAAAGAGCAGGTACTACGTCTGCGCGAAGAGTTTGCGGTGTACGCGGTGGCTTCCGGACGTATTAACGTCGCCGGTATGACGCCGGACAACATGGCGCCGCTGTGCGAAGCGATTGTTGCCGTCCTGTAA
- a CDS encoding porin, translating into MMKRKILAAVIPALLVAGAANAAEIYNKNGNKLDFYGKMVGEHVWTTNGDTSSDDTTYARIGLKGETQINEQLIGYGQWEYNMDASNVEGKQTTKTRLAFAGLKAGEYGSFDYGRNYGAIYDVEAATDMLVEWGGDGWSYTDNFMTARTNGVATYRNSDFFGLVDGLSFALQYQGKNKDRDVKKQNGDGFSTAATYAFDNGVALSAGYANSSRTGDQKADKNGNKAEAWATSAKYDANNIYAAVMYSQTYNMTPENEGNYFAGKTQNFEAVVQYQFDFGLRPSIGYVQTKGKDLRSRPGFSGGDADLVKYIEVGTWYYFNKNMNVYAAYKFNQLSDNDYTEAAKVATDDQAAVGIVYQF; encoded by the coding sequence ATGATGAAGCGCAAAATTCTGGCAGCGGTAATTCCTGCCCTGCTGGTAGCCGGTGCAGCAAACGCTGCAGAAATCTATAACAAAAACGGCAACAAACTGGATTTTTACGGAAAAATGGTTGGCGAGCACGTTTGGACCACCAACGGCGACACCAGCAGCGATGATACCACTTACGCTCGTATCGGCCTGAAAGGCGAAACGCAGATCAACGAACAGCTGATCGGTTACGGCCAGTGGGAATACAACATGGATGCGTCCAATGTTGAAGGTAAACAGACTACTAAAACTCGTCTGGCTTTTGCAGGCTTAAAAGCGGGTGAATACGGTTCATTCGACTACGGTCGTAACTATGGCGCCATCTACGATGTAGAAGCGGCAACCGATATGCTGGTTGAATGGGGTGGCGACGGCTGGAGCTACACCGACAACTTCATGACCGCACGTACCAACGGCGTAGCAACCTATCGTAACTCTGACTTCTTCGGTCTGGTTGACGGTCTGAGCTTCGCGCTGCAGTACCAGGGTAAAAACAAAGACCGCGACGTTAAGAAACAAAACGGCGACGGTTTCAGCACCGCAGCAACCTACGCGTTTGACAACGGCGTTGCGCTGTCAGCAGGCTACGCTAACTCCAGCCGTACCGGCGATCAGAAAGCTGACAAAAACGGTAATAAAGCTGAAGCATGGGCAACCTCCGCTAAGTATGACGCGAACAACATCTACGCTGCGGTCATGTACTCTCAGACTTACAACATGACTCCGGAAAACGAAGGCAACTACTTCGCGGGTAAAACTCAGAACTTCGAAGCCGTTGTTCAGTATCAGTTCGACTTCGGCCTGCGTCCGTCCATCGGCTACGTACAGACTAAAGGTAAAGACCTGCGTTCTCGCCCTGGCTTCTCCGGCGGCGATGCTGACCTGGTTAAATACATCGAAGTGGGTACCTGGTACTACTTCAACAAAAACATGAACGTTTACGCTGCGTATAAATTCAACCAGCTGAGCGACAACGACTACACCGAAGCTGCTAAAGTCGCTACTGACGATCAGGCCGCAGTGGGTATCGTTTACCAGTTCTAA